Within the Calypte anna isolate BGI_N300 chromosome 28, bCalAnn1_v1.p, whole genome shotgun sequence genome, the region AGGGCAAACATGGCCCTGTAGCGGTCGAACAGAGAGCGGGACTCATCCAGGAGGGTTCTGTGGAGCTCAGCCACGTCTGACTCCTCGGCAGGTGGAGCAGGATCCACTGAGAGGTAGGGGCTggtgcccagctcctgcttgtTCTCCTTCAGCCACTCCAGCCTCCTCACTGCCAGCTGACAAGTCTCTGCCACCTGTGGGATGGGaacacagccctggctgtgggGAGGCACCCAGGGCTCCCAGAGgacagctgggaagcagcacacAGCAAGACACTACTCAATGTCCAcagccagagctgcccaggagagacctcccagagcagcagtgctgtgccccAGGGGAAATTACTCCCCTAAGAGCCTCACCTCAACCACAGGATCCTCTGAATAGCACTTCAGGATATCTAGCACATCAGGATTCCCAATAGCACCCAGGGCTTCACCTGAGGGGAGGACATGTCAGGATGTGACCAAGACATCTACATCAGAAGTACCCTGCCATGTCCTCCAGTAAAGCTTCACCCCGTTGTGACATGAGGACAAAGACCTGGCTCTGACAGATCCTCAAGGAGACAGCCAGGGGAATAAACATAGCAGGAGCCAGGCTTGGCCACCAGGAAGGAGAAGGTTGGGCCAACTAGTCCAGCCAGTGCTGGCCAGGGGCTGTGGTGAGGAGGTTACACGCCTCATGGCTTTCCAAGCCATGACACCCAAGCTGCATCATCCCATCATAAGTTGTTCAGAGCATGGGGAAGCACCCACAAGACCCATTGCAGGCTGaaccctccccctgccccagcaggagctgctgccgTACCCGCCTCGTGCCTGACCATGGGCTCCTGGCTGGTGTCCTGCAGCACTCGGATGAGGACAGGGATGGCCGCCTCATCACCCATCTGGCCCAGGCAATAGGCCAGCTCATGCTTCAGCAGTGCGGAGCCGTCCCCGAAGGCCCGGCTAATCCAGTCCACGGCCGCTCGCCCGCCCAGGTTCCGCAGAGTGAAAAGCGCCCGGAACcgggcaggcaggggctgggacgCGTCCACCAGAGTGCGGCCGATGGccgccacctcctcctctgtcaCCATGGCGCTGGGTCCGGTCGCTCGCAGGGATCTGGTGAGGCTCCCTCCGGTCACACTCCTGAGCAATGGGAACAGGTCAGGGGGCGCTGGGCGATACCCCCGAGGCCGGGGGCGCCTCCGCGGCACGGCAGCTGCCGCGGGAGGAATGGGGGAGAGCCGCGGCTCCGTGCCGGTGAGCCGGGCAGCACCAGGCCCCGGCTTGATCCCTCGGGAAGTGGCGTTCCAGGCTGGATCGAAAACCCGGGCCCTACACacggtccggtccggtccgtCCCGTACCCACCGTGTGCCTCCACGCTGCTCCCTGACAGGACCGCGcagcccttcccacccccaCACTTCCGGTGGGGCCGCCCCCAGCGCCGTCTCCGTGGGGCGGCGGGAGCTGTGACCCCCCCGCCCCCACTCCGGCAGTGGAAGAGTCCAAGCACGCGCACCGCGCATGCGCACGAGACGGGAAGGGGGGGCGGTGCCTGCGGGTGCACCCCGGAGCTGCCCTATATCCACAGTCCTGCGTGGGGGTCCCACCTGGCTCCGGCGGGAAATTAACCATAGCGATGCGGGGGCAGAGCCGCGTTTGTGCTCCCGCTGCCTCCTCcgggctggcagcagccatcGGAAGTGCCAGAACGCGCTGGCCGGTGAGGTGGGGAGGGACCTTGGGGGCTCAGCCACGGACACGCCTTCCCCCGCCGACAAACACCGATGGGGAGGGTCGAGGACGGGCATCGGGCTCAGCCCGCTCCCACCCAGGCACCAGGAGAGCCTCAGTGTGAAGAGGCAGTGTCGTTCCAGGCCGGtgtcagctctgcctcttccttcccttcccctccccttctaAGTGTGTTTACACAGCAAGTTTTGTACCTTCGAAGGGGTTTCACCTTCTGATTTCAAGCCTCCTGCTGGTTCAGGCCTGACAGAGGAGCCTCAGGGCAGAGATGTGCTCCCAGGGAAAGGGagacccagcagctctgccccagccccggTCCCCTCAGAGTACCCAACACACCACCAGACACCTCAAACCCAGGAAGAGAGCAAGGGCACAAAATACATTCCACTGGCTGAAACCACCCCACAAGCATGATGCAGCTGGCCCCTTCCCCACCCTGGGAATGTCTGGTGCAACCTTCggcagagaggagagggcaCAATCCTTTACCCAACAGCCTGGAATCGCGAGAGTCCACAGAAAGTCTGTGAGCAAGGAtatgcagagctgcttcttcccccaccctccccagccctgtcaGCCCTCCCCGCAGCTCTCAAAGTACTGGCACATCAGCTCACGCACTTGCTCAGCTTGCCCATCCTCCATGGCAGCGGGCGCGGGCTGGCAAGGCTTGGGCAGTTCCATGGGCTCAGTGCcctccagccactcctcattGAAGGGGTTGTCGTGGGCTTCACAGATGTTGTGCAGGATGCAGCAAGCGAGGACAAGggtgggcagcagctccaggctgcagtCATCGCACTTGAGGAGGATCTGCCAGCGTGCCTTCAGGCGCAGGAAGGCGTTCTCTATCACGCTGTGTGCCCGCTTCAGGCGGTAGTTGAACTGCAGCTGCCGCTGGGTGAGGTTCTCATCCTCCTGGTAGGGCTTGAGGATCCAGTCTTGCAAGGGGTAGGTGGCATCACCCAGTAGCACATACTTCTGTGCCTTTCCCATGAAGTGCTTGGGAGGGTTGGGGCAGAGCCGGCCCTCCTTGGCCAGCACCCACAAGCTGGAGCTCTCCAGGACCGCGCTGTTCTCCATGCTGCCAGGGAAGGCAGTGGAGACATCCCAGAACTGCCCTAGCCCATCCACGGTGGCCTGTGTCAGGATGGAGTGCCAGCCCTGACCATTGTAGTAGTCGGCACTGAGGCGC harbors:
- the DOHH gene encoding deoxyhypusine hydroxylase gives rise to the protein MVTEEEVAAIGRTLVDASQPLPARFRALFTLRNLGGRAAVDWISRAFGDGSALLKHELAYCLGQMGDEAAIPVLIRVLQDTSQEPMVRHEAGEALGAIGNPDVLDILKCYSEDPVVEVAETCQLAVRRLEWLKENKQELGTSPYLSVDPAPPAEESDVAELHRTLLDESRSLFDRYRAMFALRNLGSQDAVLALADGLGCGSALFRHEIGFVLGQMQQEVCVPQLTAALRSPTESPMVRHECAEALGSIAHPSCLETLRAFTQDKERVVRESCQVALDMYEYENSAQFQYADGLCKLQASA
- the LOC103532633 gene encoding protein ANTAGONIST OF LIKE HETEROCHROMATIN PROTEIN 1, producing the protein MAGAGGWDGPQRRAWLQHYYSQRQKRLMTLLIARRRRTSCYFYPRAWPNLRSEDWWERVVLKEFGPQDWLEKFRMSKETFFYVCSRLQPGLAPHSTHFHPALPVEKRVAVALWHLATNVEYQTLSPLFGVGPSTVQTCVREVSYAIVLLLKPLYLRLPSEKELENMVRIFRTRWGFPHCIGALDCLHIPIHPPLRLSADYYNGQGWHSILTQATVDGLGQFWDVSTAFPGSMENSAVLESSSLWVLAKEGRLCPNPPKHFMGKAQKYVLLGDATYPLQDWILKPYQEDENLTQRQLQFNYRLKRAHSVIENAFLRLKARWQILLKCDDCSLELLPTLVLACCILHNICEAHDNPFNEEWLEGTEPMELPKPCQPAPAAMEDGQAEQVRELMCQYFESCGEG